The proteins below come from a single Sorghum bicolor cultivar BTx623 chromosome 4, Sorghum_bicolor_NCBIv3, whole genome shotgun sequence genomic window:
- the LOC8075220 gene encoding universal stress protein PHOS32 — protein MAAEKRTIGMGMDYSPSSKAAARWAVDNLLKAGDRIILVHVLPKGADASHKELWKSTGSPLIPLPEFMEMNVQARYGLNPDKEILEILQAASKSKQVEVLAKIYWGDAREKLCEAVDDLKVNSFVLGCRGLGPLKRALLGSVSNYVVNNATCPVTVVRGPTGSSA, from the exons ATGGCAGCCGAGAAGCGCACCATTGGCATGGGCATGGACTACTCGCCGTCCAGCAAGGCCGCCGCAAGGTGGGCGGTCGACAACCTGCTCAAGGCCGGCGACAGGATCATCCTTGTCCATGTCCTCCCCAAGGGGGCGGACGCCAGCCACAAGGAGCTCTGGAAGAGCACGGGCTCAC CTTTGATTCCTCTACCGGAGTTCATGGAGATGAACGTGCAGGCGAGGTACGGATTGAACCCTGATAAGGAGATACTGGAGATCCTGCAGGCTGCATCCAAGTCCAAGCAG GTGGAAGTACTAGCAAAGATTTACTGGGGTGATGCAAGGGAGAAACTCTGTGAGGCAGTGGATGATCTCAAGGTGAACTCCTTTGTGCTTGGTTGCAGGGGCTTAGGGCCACTGAAAAG GGCTCTCCTTGGAAGTGTCAGCAACTACGTAGTCAACAATGCAACATGCCCAGTTACAGTGGTGCGCGGACCAACTGGATCGAGTGCCTGA